The Bombyx mori chromosome 8, ASM3026992v2 genomic sequence ACAACGTTTCTATTTactaaaattacaattaattcattcatttttcaaatattgtaCATTTCAGAATAGATTAGTTGGGAGGTCGCGGCCTACATTACCATATACAACTCACCAGGTTCGTTCAAGGTGGAAAGGTCGGTGGAGGGTGTAAGGTCGGGTGCGCGAGGGAGGGGAGCGGTGCCGACCAGCGCCGCGCACACCGCCCCTCCCGCCGCGCCGCCCCTCACCCCTCCCCTCCATCGCGTCGGCATCAGGCTTGCACGCACGTTTCGTTCCGGACGCACCAGGATTATATACACCTGCGAAGAGAGTTcgtattatttaattacgtaaCGTTTACAAAATAGAGACCGTACTATAGTTTATCATATGGTCGTATCGCATGGTAGAGCACGAGCGCTCCGGAAGGTTCGACGCGTTCCAGAGCGAGAACAACCGATATGGTGATGCAGGGCGAGTGCTAGCGACGGGTAGACAGAGTGCCTACAGAACGCACCAGCATTGTGTTACTGTGAACCAGCCATTTTGAATCAGAGAACTGTTATTACGTGACATTATTGTTAATACATTATGTAGCTCCTTGTACAGCATCAAAGACATAATATAATAGGTATGTACCTAAAAGCCCGTTCTGAAGCAGACGGTAACTTGAACCCGAGTGTTGGTGCTCACCTTCGGCGAGAACAGGCAGACGAGCGTGACGCTGGCGCTGAGCGATATCGTGATGGCCATGCTGGTGACGCGCAGGGGCACGTGGCTCGCCGTCCCGAAGTACAGCGGCACGAACGCCAGCCAGATCACGCACGTCGTGTACATGGTGAACCCTGAGCCAGAGTACGACGCGCTTGAGTTCAGTTTGACAGCGTCGCCCCGTCGGTAGGGGTCAAAAGCAGAGAGTACTGTACCTATGTGTTTGCTTTCGTTGAAGGCTTCTGGTATCTTGCGCGTCAGAACGGCGTATACTGTACACACCAGGATGAGCACCACGGGGTAGAAGAAGGCGATGGTGTAGGACGCATCCACGTATGAGTCGCAGACCAGCATGTTGTCTTCGCGCGTCGGGTAGTGATGTATGGCGCGCGCCGGTGACACTATCTGCCACACCACCACTATCACCACCTACACTTCGATGTAACAGGGATACGTACGAGCACATCAACGAAAACGAGGATTCATTCGTTATATGTTACAATGGTGACGATCGATAATCACCTGGACAGATACGAGGGCAGAACAGATGAGCAGCTGCGACTTGGGCGAGATGAGCGAGGGTCGGCGCGCGGAGTGCTTGCTGGCTGCGAAGATACGAGCGATGCGGTTGGTCTTTGTGAGCAGCGCCGCATACACCACCGTGAAGCAGAACCCGGTGCCGAAACTATAGAATCGGTAGGCACATAGAGAGGAACGTGGAAGATATTGCACATTATATTGCAATAAGTAATGACATATTGCGCAGGGATATGTTGACTGACCGCTGAAGAGCGCAGAGAACATCTGTTGGTCTGAAGACGAGTGCAAAGGTGACGAGGTAGCACATGAGGATCCCCGCGAGCAGCACCAGCGACAGCTCCCGGCCGCTGGCGCGCACCACCGGCGTCGAGCCGCGCGCCGCCCACACGCACACCACGAACCTGAACACGGCTGTACTCAGATGTGTCTCATAGTCTGTATCACAGACACTAATACTtggaattttttaaaaaaaaaaaaaaaaaatgcaacccCCTATAAGCCCTAAGTTTTCTTGGTAAAAAAACAGGTGTCGTCTTTCACAATCGAAATCGAAGCACGTTGTCAATACGGCACAGTACACAGCGCGTTACAGTGTCCGAGCGAGGGCTGGAGTGTAATGTCACCTGATTCTGTTTGCCTAATGTACGTGGTACTTCATAGTATCGTTATCTCTAGTATAAAATAGGTACTGACACTGTGAGGATGATTCCAAGGGAAGAGAAAGTCATAGCGGCGACAGCGGCAGCAGAGTCGGGTCGCAGATAGAGCTCCGGCACGGGCGCGCACCGCATCCGGCGCGGGTCCGGCAGCGTGCCCAGCGCGCACTCCACGCACGCCGTCTCCGAGCTCGGCGACCGGACCTGCACGCACAAAAACATCCCGTCCAGCACCGCCGCCCGCGCGACGCCAGCCGCAGCCCGTGGTAGGGGAGGGGGGTGTTCTCACCTCGTACTGCGTGCAGTTGAAGCAATGCCAGCAGCAGCTCTCACCCTCCACATACTGCTTGGCTTGTCCGAGCTCGCACTCCACGCTGCACACCGACTCCGGGGGTCGGGCTGATTCCCACTTGAACTGGATATCTAACAAACAccataaatatctatattattaatgAAGATACCAAGATATTGCTACCAGCTCTACACTGACTGTTTCATTTCTAGTCCTCCTTGGGTTACTTTACCGTCGATGTCCAGTTCGAGCTCTCCGTCGAGGTAGCGGCCGACCTTCAGCCAGCGGTAGACCCCGGGCGACAGCTGCTTGAAGTGCAGGATGTTGTATCGCGCGGGGCCGTCGCCGTTGCTGTCGAAGTGGAACTCATCCCCGCTCAGACCTGCGTCGTCACAATTACGattcttcatttttttattgttatgaacTAGGGGTCAGGATGCAGCGTGCCGCACTGGTGCAACTTAGTCGTGCACTCGAGCGTCATCGGGAGTTATCGGGAATCCCGGATCTTCAGGTGGTGTTACGAGACGACACTGGATATCAGTACCGATATTATTCTATCACTAGTACACGTATCAGTACACTAGCTCTAGACTGCACCCACCTCCTGGACTCGGATCGTTGTTTACTTACATTGTTTGTATCGCATTGGTGAGTTCGTTCTGgtctatatatagatatagtaaTGGTGCACTCGAGCTGCGTGTGCTAGAGGACGTCACTTGAGATTGTTGTTGTTCGTTTGCGATATTTGTTAGCGCCGCTGTTGTTTATATTAAatcctacatattattatcactattgaacgtacataataatataaatagaaaaCCAAGAATGAACCTGTGAAGCGAACTTGTCGCAGGTAGCGCAACAGCGTCGGTCCGCTGGCGGGTCGCATCGCCTCGCACAGTCCCGGCTCTCCTCCGCACAGGTCCGCGTGCATGTCTCTAGCCAACCAACATCGATTTATTGTTATTGAAGAGAACCACCGTTGGCAATGCTTCCTTTTGGACGAGAGAGGTGATTACCTAATGGCGTGCGCGAACGCAAGCACGGCGTCGGTGACGAACTGCAGCTGAGCCTCGAACTCTATGTTCCCTGCGGAGAGTCGCTCCCGCCCCGAGCACAGCCGCGAGTACTGAGCGTTGTAGGGCGTGCGGGCGCTGCCCGGGTATCGACACCGGAACTGATCCTCCCAGAACTCtgcacacacacaaacacatgcATGTTTCGTTTCATTGAACAAATGAGACTCAAGCAATATAATAactaggtatatattttatGCAGTTATTGCATTACCTACGAACCAGGGGTTCCTCGGGTTGTTCTCTACGGTGAGGTTGAGGAAGTACTCCTTGAAGCCGCGCACAGGGTTAGCCTGGGGCTGGACGCTGATAGTTCCCTCGACGGCCTCCTCGTTTCCGTCCGAGACCAGCGCCCGAGCGCTCCAGCCGTCCGAGCCGACCCAGCTGAAGGCTCCGGTGGCCCCCGCGCGAGCCACCGCCGCCATCACGCCTGCCACTTCTTGATCCGAGCCGAACACGATCACTCCTGTACGACAACACACACTCGTCACTGCTGTTTCTACGGTTGTTCCTACGAGGCACACATTACTCGTAGGTATCCATATAATTAAGACCTCGGGCCCGCGGTCGCGACAGGAGACGCGCCACGATGTTGTCGTAAGCTCGCTCGTCCGCCTCCCCCGAATCTTTTACCAGCCTCTCCTTCACCGCGATACAGATCTCATTGCGTGCCAGTAAAGTTTCCAGTTCTTCAAAAGcctaaaataaatgatttattgataatacagtaaaaatgttattactCAGCAGATGCATCCATTGCTTAAAATATGAAGTAATACCTTAATGCCGTAGTTGGATTCTTCGTAAATGATAGAAACATAGCGCCAGCCCAATTTCTTGACTATCTCTACCATAGCCCGCACTTGGTGAAGGTCAGATGGAATAGTTCTAGTAAAGTATTCAAATCGAGCTTTGTTCGAAAGCTCTGGAGAAGTCGAAAAAAATGATACCTTGAACAAAATTAGTTTTAAGCTGATAGAAAGAGATAGTAGAGGGGACGGTGAGCAGAGTGGCCGAATATGTGACGAGGGCTTATTACCTGCGGTATCTTGAACAGTCGCAACAGGTTAGCGACTTGCACGGACGTGACACTGGAAGCCGCGCCCACCACTCCGGAGATGACCTTCCGCACGGCACTCGCGTTGCAAGCGTACTCCGCGTCGTCGATGTTGCTGATGGAACCTTCCAGCAGCAAATCCGTTGAGATGAGCGGCGTGTGTCAACCAGAGCATCACAGGAACGAAGGACAGAACGGTGCTTACCTTTGATGAAGTCGAGCGCCATTTCTAATCCATAGGTGTCGTTGTCGCAGTCGTCTAGGACGTGTGCGCCGAGGCTGACGGCGGGCGGGGCGAGGGCCCGCGCCGCGTCCAGCGCGAACAGCATCGCCTCGAGCGCCTGCACGCCGCCCTGCGCCATCACTGGCCCGCACGTCGCCACCTCCGACCGACGGTGGACCTGTCGGAACGCTCTTCATTAACTCATCATTCCAAATTCATCTTCATTTTTTCAAATCTCATTTAATGCTACTTTTTCTATTACTCGTACATCAGCGACACAAAATGGCTTTGGATTCGAGAAACTTTCATTCATCTGCGTTCATTTGTCGTTCAGTGTCATCACCGCCGACACCACcttttattatttgaatgatTAAAAGGGAACTAATATGCCTTAGGCGTACAAACCACATTCCCCCGATCACCGTCTTTCTGTGCCCGGAAGGTTAAATACTTGGGAGTCACCCTGAATGCATCGATGACTCCCTCACATAAAATCTGTCTGTCGTCTCGGCAGActttaccccatgatttgtaagcggagtaaaatttCCCTTCAGAATAAAGTGACAATTTAAATAGTTGCATACGATTCGTCAtgtacgcgagtgtggtgtttgtTGACGCGGCCCTCACACACATAGAAACCCTCCAAGCCCTCCAATCACGTTTTTGTAGACTAGCCATCGGAGCACTGTGGTTCATGAGCAAACGTCGATCtacacgatgacctgggcctcgaatcgataaTGACGAATTCGACGTGCAACATAATCCATAcctacatcagcccgctgagtttctcggcggttCGCGATTCCGTTCTGGTAGTAGatgtattcgcgaagcagttgccttTGAGCTGTgaagtctcctttggaggcaccCGAGTTGCTGTTACTAAATCCCACTCCTGGCCGGGTCcgtgttcgcccacctgtcctggtgcaACTGGAAAGGCCATCGGGCCACCAGTGAACCTTccttcaaaaaaaaatctacgtgTCGCAACTCGGTTCAAAGTTTATTTCTGTAGCTGCTCAAGAAAGCAAGGTAAGCTTCAACACGCATTCCTCATGCACATTGATCAATTCAATACGCACCTAGAAGTAGTAGTGCTCTAGTATTTAGGATTCCGGTGCTCAAAAGAAACAAACGCAACTATCATAATACAACGTACAAGTTTTATCCGCCTCATACTTCGTTCGATCGTTTTCTAGAAGTAACAGACTTTTACCAGACTTTACAAGTGTTCGGCTAATTAgcaaaatatttgtgaaaagaATAAAGGCGGTTTCACACTGCAATGCGTGTGTGGAGCGGTGGTTCAGTCCGGTGAATCAATTATGGGATCGTCTCCCTCTCGGAACTAACTCGAATGTTGACAATATTCGTAGCTAAATAACACTTAGCTAACAATCATGTAAGCTATATTTGTAAGGCTCGGTGATTTGTTCATTGTATTCACCCGCAACAAATCTCTTGATCGTGGAATGCTCTGTAATTTAGAAATCTCATGTACATAGTAGCCGTAACTGCAACCACGAGAGCTTCTAATAGTAAAGCGGTGCTGGGAGATGGCGCTGTACTGGTTTTCCGAGTAGtgctatatatgtatgtatgtatgtatatgacacatagtttaatatttcaaaaaatgtacatatatatatatgtatatgtaaataaaaagatttattatttaaaactctttagtttttaaaaaggatttttcttgaGTGTCTTAGAGTGAATTCTGTCATTGAGTAAAAAGAGAActcagttttgtatagtttattaatactgtttactatttaattttttatattagttttaaaagagattaacagctttaaataatgttttctcattatacatataacagaTCACACAGTTATTAAACATAGCCTTTTATTTcttattcattctgaagtacCCAATATCATTGTAATTATATATTTCTAAGCGATTGCTGTAAATTGAACATTAACATtagtctagtctagtctagATATAGCGATTCGAAACAGATATATCTCGGAATTCAAATCTAGATAGTCGATTTAATGGAAccgaaaaaatctaaaaaaatcgATGTGTTTGGAATTGCTTGTAATTTTATTTGCGTAGAAAAGGAAACAGATATGGTCACGTTGGAAGCGATGCCTTTTGATATTCGATTATGCTGAGAGAGCTATAATTATGTCGACAGATGGTGAGGGTATGTACAAGTACCCAGAGCCCTGTCCCGCGCTCGTCGGGCCCACTCCGCTGTGCACTCCGTTCGATTATTGTAACGATCACGCTCCTTTATAAAActatcataaaatatatttagatccatcttttttttttcatcttctttttatttaaataacatcTCTGCTTATGTTCAGTCATCTAAGACCATAACAACTGTACAGTATTGGAAAAGTGGGAAAGCATAAAATGTAATGAACAAACCGAATTGCTTGTTTTAGACTAATCGTTCTCTTGTTTATATTGTCGTTGCTTGCATGCGACTAGTTTTTGCTCATGTgcgtatttcaataaattatgagATAAGCtttatataaaagaaaacaaaatgtgtgcaattcacacgtggtagaagtgaagcctttcaaaattaaaatataattatcctaaacgtcttaagtatatgtaaaattttgtcattagtaaataattgtaaggtagcgccctctgtgaattgatattttaatttcacgtataatcctaaattaaaattcactacaagagctttcatacacacgttagtataaaaaaaagtgtgtgtgtccgctccgacgcacgactggagtttactggatataaaaaattaaacgaaacaatacgagaaatagttctatattacgacaacacgatacactacagattattaacaaattaacgagacacaaaacaaacgactaacaaatatatgaaaatacaataatgagagaaacgcgcgatcagtacgaggctttgtggcggactgccggcgcagcagcccggcgtcacctgcaataacgcggccgcgcgttggctcctgattggcgcgcgcacgcatcacgcaatcaggagccaatcaggcgcataacgcatttcgtgtgacatgctagtacgattttggtccccataattttcataccccgggcctatatatgtaaatcgattctaaaggagtaaactccaaaaatctcacagatggcgctgtattaaatagtatgtatatttctgtctcattctttgctggcttcatcctacacatttttgtatttgtgtctcttacctgtcgtcttttccgttgcatccggtttgaaatcacaacgattctaaagaagttttcacttcaataacatATGACGATATTCTGTCTACAGTGCTTACTGTAGTTTGTACAGTGCTTGATGTCATGAAGGCCAACGGAGCTCTGTGCGTGCTGTATAGGAGACAGCTTTTCCTTCCGCGCTGTTTATTTCGTATGTAAAGGATAACTAATTCAATAATGGATATGATCCAGACTTTACATGAGCTATCATTGTAAGTTAACATCAATAACATGTACTGGGCCGCACCGCTAGATACCGCACACTCATGCCTTAAACAGACGCTCCTCCACACACTTCAGCACgactacacacacacacacacacacacacacgcatcaCATACAGATTAGTGAAATGTTGTAATTCTAGTAAAACCTATAATTGCGAACGAAATGAACTGAATTTTACAGAGCTGTCCGACAGTCGGACCCCGCTGTGTTGTACATGTAATACAGTATGGTGTAGCGAGGGTACGGGCTGGATGTTGGTGCGCCGGAGGACTAACTACACAGAGTGCGACTGACCATCATGAGTCCGCCGAGGATGATGTCTCCGTCGACAACGGCGGCGTGCTTCACGGGCCACACCGTCTCGTTCTCCCATACCTTCTTCTTGACTCCAACTCGTGACGACACGCTAGCATCGACACCCTTCGATTCACTTTTACTTTTAAGTTTCAAGGAATTTTTCGGATTCGAAATTTGTGTGA encodes the following:
- the LOC101737151 gene encoding metabotropic glutamate receptor 2 — protein: MSAAARVLLATLLATAALASHADRTHLANISSALTNPTTQLFYDDLLPSHILRSKRNAHTLIATFDISKIFKRKKLQSKQGDSPNPTPSSLLSDNLSASMVAELLATSLANVSLVVDTTPLTDPIELTTSLVSNSTISTKRVSTPFTQISNPKNSLKLKSKSESKGVDASVSSRVGVKKKVWENETVWPVKHAAVVDGDIILGGLMMVHRRSEVATCGPVMAQGGVQALEAMLFALDAARALAPPAVSLGAHVLDDCDNDTYGLEMALDFIKGSISNIDDAEYACNASAVRKVISGVVGAASSVTSVQVANLLRLFKIPQVSFFSTSPELSNKARFEYFTRTIPSDLHQVRAMVEIVKKLGWRYVSIIYEESNYGIKAFEELETLLARNEICIAVKERLVKDSGEADERAYDNIVARLLSRPRARGVIVFGSDQEVAGVMAAVARAGATGAFSWVGSDGWSARALVSDGNEEAVEGTISVQPQANPVRGFKEYFLNLTVENNPRNPWFVEFWEDQFRCRYPGSARTPYNAQYSRLCSGRERLSAGNIEFEAQLQFVTDAVLAFAHAIRDMHADLCGGEPGLCEAMRPASGPTLLRYLRQVRFTGLSGDEFHFDSNGDGPARYNILHFKQLSPGVYRWLKVGRYLDGELELDIDDIQFKWESARPPESVCSVECELGQAKQYVEGESCCWHCFNCTQYEVRSPSSETACVECALGTLPDPRRMRCAPVPELYLRPDSAAAVAAMTFSSLGIILTVFVVCVWAARGSTPVVRASGRELSLVLLAGILMCYLVTFALVFRPTDVLCALQRFGTGFCFTVVYAALLTKTNRIARIFAASKHSARRPSLISPKSQLLICSALVSVQVVIVVVWQIVSPARAIHHYPTREDNMLVCDSYVDASYTIAFFYPVVLILVCTVYAVLTRKIPEAFNESKHIGFTMYTTCVIWLAFVPLYFGTASHVPLRVTSMAITISLSASVTLVCLFSPKVYIILVRPERNVRASLMPTRWRGGVRGGAAGGAVCAALVGTAPLPRAPDLTPSTDLSTLNEPERSSTDRQVQTEEESELYPRLRRAVEENGVRLDARQLEALRAGLPAFGAGGSAPPSAELAVAVLGADLPL